A single genomic interval of Stieleria maiorica harbors:
- a CDS encoding lysophospholipid acyltransferase family protein: MITPIPRFNPRDAAAWKTAAQRCADFASYLMVRLVVAVIQTLPLDLGDALSRGLATLICRLGPLRKQTTAGNLQQVFPDASERQRQAIEAAMWHSLMLMVCEIAWAQRRLHLTNWSQYVRFRNSRDILRNCLSKRPAVMVTGHFGNFEVGGYTAGLMGCESTTIARRLDNPFLNDWVQRFRSAKGQTMLDKDGCAIEVDQHLAAGGTLAILADQHAGPKGCWTNFLGVPASCHKALALFSLGSGAPMIAGATRRIDGQPMKFESACIAVADPEDDPEGHCQSVQSLTEWYNRQLAISVSEAVEQYWWLHRRWREPPPRVAKRLAKAA; this comes from the coding sequence ATGATCACTCCGATCCCCCGCTTCAACCCCCGAGACGCCGCCGCTTGGAAAACCGCCGCTCAGCGATGCGCCGATTTCGCTAGCTATCTGATGGTGCGGTTGGTTGTCGCCGTCATCCAGACCCTTCCTCTGGATCTTGGTGACGCGCTGAGTCGCGGCTTGGCCACACTGATCTGCCGCCTTGGTCCACTTCGCAAACAGACGACCGCCGGCAATTTGCAGCAGGTGTTTCCCGATGCCAGCGAGCGTCAACGTCAAGCGATCGAAGCGGCGATGTGGCATTCGCTGATGTTGATGGTTTGTGAAATCGCTTGGGCCCAGCGGCGGCTGCACCTGACCAACTGGTCCCAGTACGTTCGCTTTCGCAATAGCCGCGATATCCTGCGAAATTGCCTGTCCAAACGCCCGGCCGTGATGGTGACCGGCCACTTCGGAAACTTCGAAGTCGGCGGCTACACGGCCGGATTGATGGGCTGTGAATCGACCACCATCGCGCGTCGGCTGGACAACCCCTTTTTGAACGACTGGGTCCAGCGGTTCCGCAGTGCGAAGGGGCAGACGATGTTGGACAAGGACGGCTGTGCGATCGAGGTCGACCAGCATTTGGCGGCCGGCGGCACGTTGGCGATCCTGGCCGACCAACACGCCGGTCCCAAAGGTTGTTGGACGAACTTCCTGGGGGTTCCCGCGTCCTGCCACAAGGCGCTGGCACTGTTTTCACTCGGCAGTGGCGCGCCGATGATCGCCGGTGCGACGCGACGCATCGACGGGCAACCGATGAAATTCGAATCCGCCTGCATCGCCGTGGCCGACCCCGAGGACGATCCCGAGGGCCATTGCCAAAGCGTCCAGTCGTTGACCGAGTGGTACAACCGCCAGCTGGCGATCAGCGTCTCCGAGGCGGTCGAGCAGTATTGGTGGCTGCACCGTCGCTGGCGCGAGCCGCCACCCCGCGTCGCAAAGAGACTCGCCAAGGCGGCTTGA